One genomic region from Jilunia laotingensis encodes:
- a CDS encoding PEP/pyruvate-binding domain-containing protein: MLSKYKLNQLYFKDTQFANLMTRRIFNILLIANPYDAFMLEDDGRIDEKIFNEYTSLSLRYPPRFSQVSTEEEALALLEKMTFDLVICMPGTGDNDSFDIGRHIKSLYEHIPIVILTPFSHGITARIADEDLTAFDYVFCWLGNTDLLVSIIKLIEDKMNLEHDVAEVGVQLILLVEDGIRFYSSALPNLYKFVLKQSQEFSTEALNAHQRTLRMRGRPKIVLARTYEEAIGLYEKYKNNILGVITDVRFPHVERGEKDGLAGIKLCAAIRKEDPFVPLIIQSSESENAAYAAKYGASFIDKNSKKMDVDLRRIVSDDFGFGDFVFRNPETGEEIARVRNLKELQNILFAVPAESFLYHISRNHVSRWLYSRAMFPVAEFLKPITWNSLQDVDAHRRIIFEAIVKYRKMKNQGVVAVFKRDRFDRYSNFARIGDGSLGGKGRGLAFIDNMVKRHPEFDEFENARVAIPKTVVLCTDVFDEFMDTNNLYQIALSDADDDVILRYFLKAKLPDRLVEDFFTFFDVVKSPIAIRSSSLLEDSHYQPFAGIYNTYMIPYLDDKYEMLRMLSDAIKGVYASVYFRDSKAYMQATSNVIDQEKMAVILQEVVGNQYGDRYYPSMSGVARSLNYYPLGDEKAEEGTVNLALGLGKYIVDGGKTLRFSPYHPNQILQTSEMEMALKETQTQFYALDLRNAGDNFSIDDGFNLLKLNVKEADADGSLRYIASTYDPYDQIIRDGLYPGGRKVITFANILQHDVFPLARILQLVLKYGQQEMRRPVEIEFAATLNRDQDKTGTFYLLQIRPIVDTKEMLDENLSAIPDEEVILRSDNSLGHGVMNDIHDIVYVKTEGYSASKNQDIAWEIEKLNQRFLNEGKNYVLVGPGRWGSSDSWLGIPVKWPHISAARVIVEAGLTNYRVDPSQGTHFFQNLTSFGVGYFTINAFMGDGVYNQDFLNAQPAVEETKYLRHVRFKSPIVVKMDGKKKLGVVMMPEGE; the protein is encoded by the coding sequence ATGCTTAGTAAATACAAATTAAATCAGCTCTATTTTAAAGATACACAGTTTGCCAATCTGATGACACGCCGTATCTTTAATATCTTATTGATTGCCAATCCGTATGATGCATTTATGTTGGAAGATGACGGACGCATTGATGAAAAGATATTTAATGAATATACCTCTCTTTCGCTGCGTTATCCTCCGCGCTTCTCGCAAGTATCAACAGAAGAAGAAGCATTGGCATTGCTTGAAAAAATGACGTTCGATCTTGTTATTTGTATGCCCGGAACGGGTGATAATGACAGTTTTGACATCGGCAGGCATATCAAGAGTCTTTACGAACATATCCCCATTGTCATTCTTACTCCTTTTAGTCATGGCATAACGGCACGTATTGCCGATGAAGATCTGACTGCTTTCGATTATGTGTTCTGTTGGCTGGGCAATACCGATTTGCTGGTATCTATTATCAAGCTTATAGAAGATAAAATGAATCTGGAACATGATGTGGCAGAAGTCGGTGTGCAGCTTATTCTTTTGGTAGAGGACGGGATACGCTTTTATTCATCTGCATTGCCAAATCTATATAAATTCGTACTTAAACAGAGTCAGGAGTTCAGTACGGAAGCATTGAATGCCCATCAACGGACGCTTCGTATGCGTGGCCGTCCTAAGATTGTTTTAGCACGAACCTATGAAGAAGCGATCGGGCTTTATGAAAAATATAAGAACAATATTCTGGGAGTGATAACCGATGTCCGTTTTCCACATGTGGAAAGGGGTGAAAAGGATGGGTTGGCAGGTATCAAGCTATGCGCTGCCATACGGAAAGAAGATCCTTTCGTTCCTCTCATCATCCAATCTTCCGAATCGGAGAATGCCGCTTATGCAGCCAAGTATGGGGCTAGCTTTATCGATAAAAACTCCAAGAAAATGGATGTCGACCTGCGCCGGATTGTCTCTGATGATTTCGGATTCGGTGATTTTGTATTCCGCAATCCGGAGACCGGTGAAGAAATAGCCCGGGTACGCAATCTTAAGGAACTTCAGAACATCCTGTTTGCTGTTCCGGCCGAATCTTTCCTGTACCACATCTCCCGTAATCATGTTTCGCGGTGGCTTTATTCACGTGCGATGTTTCCTGTGGCCGAATTCTTGAAACCGATTACATGGAACAGTTTACAGGACGTGGATGCACATCGCCGGATTATCTTTGAAGCTATTGTAAAATACCGTAAGATGAAGAACCAGGGAGTAGTGGCGGTATTCAAGCGCGATCGTTTCGACCGCTATTCAAATTTTGCGCGGATCGGAGACGGCTCTCTTGGTGGGAAAGGACGTGGATTGGCCTTTATTGATAATATGGTAAAGCGTCATCCGGAGTTTGACGAATTTGAAAACGCTAGGGTAGCTATTCCGAAAACCGTCGTTCTATGTACGGATGTTTTCGATGAATTCATGGATACCAATAACCTCTATCAGATTGCGCTCTCTGATGCCGATGATGATGTTATTCTGCGTTATTTCCTGAAAGCCAAATTGCCCGACCGGCTTGTTGAGGACTTCTTCACCTTCTTCGATGTGGTGAAGTCCCCCATCGCCATACGTTCGTCTTCTTTGCTTGAGGACTCGCATTACCAACCGTTTGCGGGGATTTATAATACTTATATGATTCCTTATCTGGACGACAAGTATGAGATGCTCCGTATGTTGTCCGATGCTATAAAAGGTGTTTATGCATCCGTTTATTTCCGGGATTCAAAAGCATATATGCAAGCAACGAGCAACGTGATTGATCAGGAAAAGATGGCGGTGATCCTGCAGGAAGTTGTGGGGAATCAATATGGAGACAGGTATTACCCTTCGATGTCCGGTGTGGCACGTTCGCTGAACTACTATCCTTTGGGCGATGAGAAAGCTGAAGAAGGAACGGTGAATCTGGCTTTGGGATTAGGCAAATATATTGTGGATGGCGGTAAGACACTTCGCTTTTCACCCTATCATCCCAATCAGATACTTCAGACTAGTGAGATGGAGATGGCTCTCAAAGAAACACAGACCCAGTTCTATGCGCTTGATCTTAGGAATGCGGGAGATAACTTTTCCATCGATGATGGTTTCAATTTGCTTAAACTAAATGTGAAGGAAGCCGATGCTGACGGCTCGCTTAGGTATATTGCATCCACTTATGATCCTTATGATCAAATCATTCGCGATGGTTTATATCCCGGTGGACGTAAGGTGATCACGTTCGCTAATATTTTGCAGCATGACGTTTTTCCGCTGGCACGCATATTGCAGCTGGTACTGAAGTACGGACAACAGGAGATGCGTCGTCCGGTGGAGATAGAATTTGCTGCCACATTAAATCGTGATCAGGACAAGACCGGAACTTTCTATCTGTTGCAAATCCGTCCCATTGTCGATACGAAGGAGATGCTTGATGAAAATCTGTCGGCTATTCCGGATGAAGAAGTCATTTTGCGATCCGATAATTCATTGGGACATGGCGTGATGAATGATATTCATGACATTGTTTATGTAAAAACAGAAGGTTACAGTGCTTCTAAGAATCAGGATATTGCGTGGGAAATTGAAAAGTTGAACCAGCGTTTCTTAAATGAAGGAAAGAATTATGTTCTTGTCGGACCCGGACGTTGGGGTAGTAGTGACAGTTGGCTGGGCATTCCCGTGAAATGGCCGCATATCTCGGCAGCCCGTGTCATTGTGGAGGCGGGATTAACCAATTACCGGGTCGATCCCAGCCAAGGAACACATTTCTTCCAGAATCTGACCTCTTTCGGAGTCGGCTATTTTACGATTAATGCTTTTATGGGTGATGGCGTTTATAATCAGGATTTCCTCAATGCACAACCGGCTGTGGAAGAGACGAAATATTTGAGACATGTACGGTTTAAATCACCGATAGTCGTGAAAATGGATGGTAAGAAGAAATTAGGTGTAGTGATGATGCCTGAGGGGGAATGA